A stretch of Pseudoclavibacter chungangensis DNA encodes these proteins:
- a CDS encoding TetR/AcrR family transcriptional regulator, producing MSERRTQVIGATLDVIADGGSRGLTHRAVDRRAGVPLGTTGNWFRTRNALVAAAVDELERRDLEAGRTLFEAGAPHDRAGLVRLVRAFLEGHLSGEGAVRARARYALMLERPDLVAPAHERLLATFAGLAGSIGVAVEPSAARRAADLVDGAILHRVTIRADAGDDELDALADAIVALLLGSPDDAPSASGR from the coding sequence ATGTCGGAGCGGCGCACACAGGTCATCGGGGCGACGCTCGACGTGATCGCCGACGGAGGCAGCCGAGGGCTCACGCACCGAGCCGTCGACCGGCGCGCGGGGGTCCCACTCGGCACGACGGGCAACTGGTTCCGAACGCGCAACGCGCTCGTCGCGGCCGCGGTGGACGAGCTCGAACGGCGCGACCTCGAGGCGGGACGCACCCTGTTCGAGGCCGGCGCGCCGCACGACCGCGCGGGCCTCGTGCGGCTCGTCCGCGCATTCCTCGAGGGACACCTCTCGGGCGAGGGCGCCGTCAGGGCCCGGGCACGCTATGCGCTCATGCTCGAACGGCCGGACCTCGTCGCGCCCGCACACGAGCGGCTGCTCGCGACGTTCGCGGGGCTCGCCGGGAGCATCGGCGTCGCGGTCGAGCCGAGCGCGGCCCGTCGCGCCGCCGATCTCGTCGACGGCGCGATCCTGCACCGCGTGACGATCCGTGCCGATGCGGGCGACGACGAGCTCGACGCGCTCGCGGACGCGATCGTCGCGCTGCTGCTCGGGTCACCCGACGACGCCCCCTCGGCGTCCGGACGATAG